In Podospora pseudoanserina strain CBS 124.78 chromosome 5, whole genome shotgun sequence, a single window of DNA contains:
- a CDS encoding hypothetical protein (COG:O; EggNog:ENOG503PDGW) — translation MRAPEVRFLTRIYHPNITMAGDINPPVTGIPWVPTTTLSIIVDTLHQLLQEPRIDFPLNEEIARVYETDRQSYLATARQWTKRYASGTFSA, via the exons ATGAGGGCACCAGAAGTCAGGTTTCTAACGCGGATTTACCACCCGAACATCACAATGGCTGGAGATATCAACCCTCCTGTTACGGGCATACCATGGGTCCCAACCACTACTTTGTCCATTA TTGTCGATACGCTGCATCAATTACTCCAAGAACCGCGGATTGATTTCCCGCTGAACGAGGAGATTGCCAGGGTCTATGAGACAGATCGACAAAGCTATTTAGCTACAGCTCGGCAATGGACCAAGAGATATGCTAGTGGGACTTTTTCTGCATAG
- a CDS encoding hypothetical protein (EggNog:ENOG503P6E0) translates to MADPLSITASIVGIVAAASKVLSLLGDITDAPRSIADLLNEVYDLRLIFCNLQSFIDRTRRFDPSRLALIQLGDLVAILTRTVITFSELESIVRPLCDREKLSTWQLVSWRWQQTAALRVLTQLQRHKTSLSLMLQIYQWHVTCPLWLRALLTAASISVTNLEARQKAGALRDHLEQELDDNQGLADRLAGMELSPELEEMSTAVFDMNDASSALQTPGDRQDPTTADLELAKTGVINTDLPLNTPPDQASTNESEDDDGMTDSEFQLSRAFEIVLFRTWIAGMVDTIRYYTVQNVNALGRQPATDAARG, encoded by the exons ATGGCGGACCCTCTTAGCATTACAGCATCGATTGTCGGCATAGTTGCTGCCGCATCCAAAGTGTTGAGCCTCCTTGGTGATATAACCGATGCGCCAAGATCCATCGCCGACCTGCTGAATGAAGTGTACGATCTCCGGCTCATCTTCTGCAATCTTCAATCATTCATTGACCGAACGCGACGATTCGACCCAAGCCGACTAGCCCTTATACAGCTTGGCGACCTCGTCGCTATTCTCACCCGTACAGTCATAACCTTCTCTGAACTCGAATCTATTGTGCGGCCGCTTTGTGACCGAGAGAAGCTGTCAACATGGCAACTTgtgagctggagatggcaGCAAACTGCAGCCCTGCGAGTTTTGACTCAGCTTCAGCGACACAAGACATCACTCTCCCTGATGCTCCAGATATACCAATGGCATGTGACCTGCCCTCTATGGTTAAGAGCTCTGCTGACAGCCGCCTCCATTAGTGTGACTAACCTTGAGGCACGCCAGAAAGCCGGTGCACTCCGTGATCATCTTGAACAGGAACTGGATGATAACCAGGGCTTAGCTGACAGATTGGCTGGCATGGAATTGTCACCAGAGCTCGAGGAGATGAGCACGGCGGTTTTCGACATGAATGATGCGTCAAGTGCTCTTCAAACTCCCGGAGACAGACAGGACCCGACTACTGCCGATCTTGAGCTGGCCAAGACTGGTGTGATTAACACCGACCTCCCACTAAACACACCTCCAGATCAGGCATCGACCAATGAAagcgaagatgatgatggcatgACAGACTCCGAGTTCCAGCTATCAAGAGCCTTCGAAATTGTTCTGTTCCGAACCTGG aTCGCGGGCATGGTCGATACTATCCGGTATTACACTGTCCAAAATGTCAACGCTCTCGGTCGTCAACCTGCCACTGACGCAGCCAGAGGTTGA
- the SWR1 gene encoding swr1 complex component (EggNog:ENOG503NVPE; COG:K; COG:L), giving the protein MTEIASPSPTHALPPATNGDNNGHHHHAEPSFTSHPETVDLDLEPPETKDSSSEISEFEDDEQVLAKLDQIKQNAINQAPKSNGIDHAHDTPSTDDEPPAKRRRVRDTTPNNTIRKPKVESPPWKKVEAEGPTRLIAEDGRRKSGRINLVNLEQDKRTPRGNNQASPPRRGRGQANGSASANSSTPASGGASKRPIPSSKHAASKASMSKPPPRKSMTQEVRSSARSRRRSTSPRRPTTPTRQSLGTRRSTRRLKDNDDDDDSTSPAAIRFTPRIKLRRPPLTELPLVHRDQANLRPKLGPSFEEYVVRAANIPVEEGGLLITAEDGPRYTDKLVQEDASIILRVEKEVEPGGLLAEERCSVFEPEAEEEPPRQWAHLDHLTRAMSNFRKLMLNEQQRHRATAKRIALACEAEWRRRNPQPKTAEEIEFEEREKSKARWRQVGKAIVGTWENVRVEVNRRRLVEWEAEEQRRVKAALNQAVNLSEQKLQARQTQYDAEEMSGEDDDDDEDMDSDMDDEEDISDVSESDKGSEADDESNMSSSEDDDDKESVLSDEGLTQDQLREKYANLPVLESKEVDDSKPDMGTTPADTPHGGPTDMDTSDESVDMDDDLGSSEEEEEDEGSEESDDEPAGLLSLFFKKSELKKLEVEAAPEEPSAEGDGDVEMADVDPSDAPAPTEEGDSVMPDLKESASESISTAAEAGEPMSGVLAEVLVENPQSATATATAEHPPPQVDVSATKSTASVSPIPPPVDVQPVDEARTFASQARPVATRVKSEHDVDVSMVDAPIVDEALDAQSMAANHHHSPETEPMTNAHSVSRSQSPRTSNDTKPTDAETPVSTSQLNAAKSDSRELTPQQDAPKTEIPFLLRGTLREYQHHGLDWLAALYANNTNGILADEMGLGKTIQTIALLAHLACHHEVWGPHLVIVPTSVMLNWEMEFKKWCPGFKILTYYGNQEERKRKRQGWTNDDVWNVCITSYQMVLQDQQVFRRRRWHYMILDEAHNIKNFKSQRWQTLLGFNTQARLLLTGTPLQNNLTELWSLLYFLAPPENGEGGFVDLREFHNWFSRPESQILESGREQLDDEARAIISKLHKVLRPYLLRRLKADVEKQMPAKYEHVEFCRLSKRQRELYDGFLSRADTRETLSSGNYMSIINCLMQLRKVCNHPDLFVDRPIMTSFRMQRSVAADYEINERIVRKKLLAEKLMSTVSLSFLNMIPTQYEDMSTSHADRIAQLSALRIFPDLRDAQKIRANNAYHNLDPASVKSNIVYLESAARWGRFEELQHCVYLNALRRQQRPIYGKRLVEMLTLDTHRRPYKQRPKLPQKIMSWFEEDLHFLHSAIPTLQQRAESMETTITKFACVTPAVVTGDLNRFLLGEKGIQAFQEADMRLSAPVKYAPYMPKERPVDPWHEARMRLSIQFPDKRLLQYDCGKLQALDKLLRRLHAGGHRALIFTQMTKVLDILEQFLNIHGHKYLRLDGATKVEQRQILTDRFNHDTRITCFILSTRSGGLGINLTGADTVIFYDQDWNPAMDKQCQDRAHRIGQTRDVHIYRLVSEHTIEANILRKASQKQMLDDVVIQEGEFTTDYFNKISVRDVITTSGEICANENDVAANAAMDRVLGGVESTNPRNVGRVLEQAEDKEDVAAARVAEKEIQEDEADFSEQQPSGVSSARNGTPREGTEPPTSATTKPSGLGLFSESADDGEVAEVEEKEVEYNAWGGRIQTIDDYMLKFMTAALEGTPLDLPKDKKKSKKKGKDTRKR; this is encoded by the coding sequence ATGACAGAGATCGCGTCGCCGAGCCCAACACACGCTCTTCCGCCTGCCACTAACGGCGACAAcaatggccaccaccaccatgccgAACCATCATTCACCAGCCATCCCGAGAccgtcgacctcgacctcgaaccCCCAGAGACGAAGGATTCATCCAGCGAAATTAGTGAattcgaggatgatgaacagGTCCTGGCCAAGCTCGATCAGATAAAACAAAATGCCATCAACCAGGCTCCGAAAAGCAACGGCATCGACCATGCCCACGACACCCCGTCCACCGATGATGAGCCACCTGCCAAACGTCGACGAGTCCGAGATACGACCCCAAATAATACCATCAGGAAGCCCAAGGTCGAATCCCCGCCATGGAAGAAGGTTGAGGCCGAAGGGCCAACCAGGTTGATAGCAGAGGATGGCCGTCGCAAATCGGGGCGCATCAACCTCGTGAATCTGGAGCAGGACAAGCGAACGCCACGGGGAAATAATCAAGCCAGTCCTCCTCGAAGAGGGCGTGGGCAAGCTAATGGTTCTGCAAGTGCAAACAGCTCAACCCCCGCTTCGGGAGGCGCATCGAAGCGTCCGATACCCTCCAGCAAACACGCAGCATCCAAGGCTTCCATGTCCAAACCTCCACCCCGGAAATCGATGACCCAGGAAGTCCGATCGAGTGCACGAAGTCGTCGACGATCCACATCCCCAAGGCGACCCACCACGCCTACGAGGCAATCACTTGGCACGCGCCGCTCCACGCGTCGCCTTAAAGATaatgacgatgacgatgacagTACCTCCCCAGCCGCTATCCGATTCACCCCCCGTATCAAACTCCGCCGCCCACCCCTGACAGAGCTACCTTTGGTCCATCGGGACCAAGCAAATCTACGACCAAAGCTCGGCCCGTCTTTCGAAGAGTACGTCGTGCGAGCAGCCAATATTCctgtggaagagggagggctTTTGATCACCGCCGAAGATGGTCCTCGATACACTGATAAGCTCGTGCAAGAGGATGCCTCCATCATTTTGCGGGTCGAGAAGGAGGTAGAACCAGGCGGGTTGCTGGCAGAGGAGAGATGTTCGGTATTCGAGCCAgaagcggaggaggaaccACCACGGCAATGGGCACATCTGGATCACCTTACAAGGGCTATGAGCAACTTTCGTAAGTTGATGCTTAATGAGCAGCAGCGACATCGTGCCACAGCAAAGAGGATAGCCCTTGCATGCGAGGCTGAATGGAGGCGGCGAAATCCGCAACCCAAGACAGCTGAAGAGATTGAGTTTGAGGAGCgagagaagagcaaggcaCGGTGGAGGCAAGTTGGGAAGGCAATAGTGGGGACATGGGAGAACGTCAGGGTAGAGGTCAACCGTCGACGGCTTGTGGAAtgggaggctgaggagcagcGACGCGTCAAGGCTGCGCTGAACCAAGCAGTCAATTTGTCGGAACAAAAGCTGCAAGCCAGGCAAACACAGTACGATGCTGAGGAAATGTCaggcgaggacgacgatgatgacgaagataTGGACTCGGATATggatgacgaagaggacATCTCTGATGTTTCTGAGTCTGATAAGGGTTCagaggctgatgatgagagcaacatgtcgtcgtcggaagatgatgatgataaggAATCTGTTCTGTCCGATGAAGGCTTGACGCAAGACCAACTACGTGAGAAATACGCCAACCTACCGGTGTTGGAGTCAAAGGAGGTCGATGATTCGAAACCAGACATGGGCACAACGCCGGCCGACACTCCACATGGTGGTCCAACTGATATGGACACCAGCGATGAATCGGTAGACATGGATGACGACCTTGGCTCaagtgaggaggaagaagaagacgaaggcAGTGAGGAGTCGGATGACGAACCTGCTGGGCTGCTATCCTTGTTCTTCAAAAAGTCTGAGTTGAAGAAACTTGAGGTGGAGGCTGCGCCTGAGGAACCCTCAGCTGAAGGCGATGGAGATGTAGAGATGGCCGACGTTGATCCTTCAGATGCCCCCGCGCCAACGGAGGAAGGGGATTCTGTGATGCCAGATCTGAAAGAGTCAGCATCTGAGTCGATTTCAACAGCTGCTGAAGCAGGCGAACCAATGAGTGGTGTGTTGGCAGAGGTTCTGGTAGAGAATCCCCAGTCTGCGACAGCAACTGCCACTGCTgaacatccaccaccacaagtCGACGTGTCCGCCACTAAGTCTACAGCGTCAGTGTCTCCAATACCTCCACCAGTTGATGTACAGCCCGTTGATGAAGCTCGTACCTTCGCCAGCCAAGCACGGCCAGTTGCCACCAGGGTCAAATCAGAGCATGATGTCGATGTGTCGATGGTAGACGCACCTATAGTAGACGAAGCCCTCGATGCCCAGTCCATGGCAGccaaccatcaccatagCCCCGAGACGGAGCCAATGACCAATGCCCACAGTGTATCTAGAAGCCAATCGCCAAGGACATCCAACGACACCAAACCAACTGACGCAGAAACGCCTGTATCGACATCACAGCTCAATGCCGCAAAATCTGACAGCAGAGAGCTCACTCCACAGCAAGATGCCCCAAAGACAGAAATACCCTTTCTGCTTCGTGGAACGCTGCGTGAGTATCAACATCACGGGCTGGATTGGCTGGCAGCCCTATatgccaacaacaccaacggaATTCTCGCCGATGAAATGGGCCTGGGCAAGACCATCCAGACCATCGCGTTGCTGGCGCATCTGGCATGCCATCACGAAGTGTGGGGTCCACATCTCGTCATTGTCCCAACAAGTGTCATGCTCAACTGGGAGATGGAGTTCAAGAAGTGGTGTCCTGGCTTCAAAATTCTCACCTACTATGGTAACCAAGAAGAGCGCAAGAGAAAACGACAGGGGTGGACCAATGATGACGTGTGGAACGTTTGCATCACATCATACCAAATGGTGCTCCAAGACCAACAGGTGTTCCGGCGCAGGCGATGGCATTACATGATTCTCGACGAGGCTCACAACATCAAGAACTTCAAATCTCAGCGGTGGCAAACACTGCTTGGCTTCAACACGCAGGCTCGTTTGCTCCTGACGGGTACCCCTCTGCAAAACAACCTGACAGAGCTCTGGTCACTTCTTTACTTTCTTGCCCCCCCCGAaaatggcgagggaggcttCGTTGATCTCAGGGAGTTTCATAATTGGTTCTCTAGGCCAGAATCACAAATTCTTGAGAGCGGACGAGAGCAACTGGATGATGAAGCACGGGCTAtcatctccaagctccacAAGGTCCTTCGACCatacctcctccgccgtctgAAGGCCGATGTCGAGAAACAGATGCCGGCCAAGTACGAGCATGTCGAGTTCTGTCGTCTTTCCAAACGCCAGAGAGAACTCTACGATGGCTTCTTGTCCCGGGCTGACACCCGTGAGACCTTGTCATCTGGCAACTACATGTCTATCATTAACTGTCTGATGCAACTGAGGAAGGTCTGCAACCATCCGGATCTCTTCGTTGATCGCCCTATCATGACTTCGTTCCGCATGCAACGTTCTGTTGCAGCTGATTACGAGATCAACGAGCGTATTGTCAGGAAGAAGTTgttggccgagaagctgaTGAGCACAGTGAGCCTCAGCTTCCTCAACATGATCCCAACACAGTACGAGGACATGTCCACGTCCCATGCCGATCGCATCGCTCAGCTTAGCGCGCTCCGTATCTTTCCCGATCTGAGAGATGCGCAAAAGATTCGGGCCAACAACGCCTACCATAACCTGGATCCAGCATCTGTCAAGTCAAATATTGTGTATCTTGAGAGCGCCGCCCGGTGGGGTCGGTTTGAAGAGCTTCAGCATTGCGTCTATCTGAACGCCCTCCGTCGTCAACAACGTCCCATTTACGGGAAGCGTCTTGTCGAGATGCTAACGCTCGACACTCATCGTCGACCATACAAGCAGCGACCAAAACTCCCTCAAAAGATCATGAGCTGGTTTGAAGAGGATCTGCACTTCTTGCACAGTGCAATCCCTACTCTTCAACAACGAGCAGAGTCGATGGAGACGACCATCACCAAGTTTGCATGTGTCACCCCGGCAGTGGTCACTGGTGATTTGAACAGGTTCCTACTTGGGGAAAAGGGCATCCAAGCATTCCAGGAGGCAGATATGAGGCTTTCAGCACCAGTCAAGTATGCTCCCTACATGCCCAAAGAGCGGCCTGTTGATCCTTGGCACGAAGCCCGAATGCGCCTCAGCATCCAGTTCCCCGATAAGCGTCTCCTCCAGTACGACTGCGGCAAGCTCCAAGCGTTGGACAAGCTCCTGCGCAGGTTGCATGCCGGCGGTCACCGTGCACTCATCTTTACCCAAATGACAAAGGTTCTCGACATTCTAGAGCAGTTCCTCAACATTCATGGCCACAAATATCTGCGTCTTGATGGTGCAACAAAGGTTGAACAGCGTCAAATTTTGACGGACCGCTTCAACCACGACACTCGAATCACTTGCTTCATTCTTTCAACCCGTTCAGGCGGTCTTGGTATCAATTTGACGGGTGCCGACACAGTCATCTTCTATGACCAAGACTGGAACCCGGCCATGGACAAACAATGTCAAGATCGAGCTCATCGTATCGGTCAGACCCGCGATGTGCATATTTACCGTCTTGTTAGCGAACACACCATCGAAGCCAACATCCTCCGCAAAGCCAGCCAGAAGCAAATGCTCGACGACGTTGTCATTCAAGAGGGCGAGTTCACCACGGATTACTTCAACAAGATCTCTGTTCGCGACGTCATCACCACAAGCGGAGAGATTTGTGCCAACGAAAACGACGTTGccgccaacgccgccatGGATAGGGTCCTTGGCGGCGTGGAGAGCACCAACCCGCGCAACGTCGGCCGTGTACTCGAGCAGGCAGAAGACAAGGAGGATGTCGCTGCAGCGAGGGTGGCCGAGAAGGAAATCCAGGAAGATGAGGCTGACTTTtcggagcagcagccttctggGGTGTCGAGTGCAAGGAATGGTACACCGCGTGAAGGGACGGAGCCACCGACATCAGCAACGACGAAGCCGTCTGGTCTTGGGCTGTTTTCTGAGTctgctgatgatggcgaggttgcggaagtggaagaaaaggaggtcGAATACAAtgcttggggggggaggatacAGACTATTGACGATTATATGCTCAAGTTTATGACGGCTGCGCTGGAAGGGACGCCGTTGGATCTGCCAAAGGATAAGAAGAAGAgtaagaagaaggggaaggataCAAGGAAGAGGTAG
- a CDS encoding hypothetical protein (COG:C; EggNog:ENOG503P42G), translating to MLSSRIVRAAPLRTAALAVRRLPLIQTRTFLPESMVGRAKLDEKYPDSDYPKLTAAEDPEMNGGYINPPRVKRQFRDPHADWWDKQERRNLGEPVHEDNDILGIFSTYEYTWISPGKGLAQLGAFIVVFLGVVFTVKQVYPDRVSYPREFEGGLVRELGGEGAIRARMEGDEDP from the exons ATGCTGTCCAGTCGAATTGTGCGGGCAGCGCCCCTCCGGACTGCCGCCCTTGCGGTTCGCCGACTCCCCCTCATTCAGACCCGAACTTTCCTCCCCGAGTCCATGGTCGGCCGCGCCAAGCTTGACGAGAAGTACCCCGACTCCGACTACCCCAAGCTGACTGCGGCTGAGGATCCCGAAATG AACGGCGGTTATATCAACCCTCCCCGTGTCAAGCGCCAATTCCGTGACCCTCACGCCGACTGGTGGGACAAGCAGGAGCGCAGAAACTTGGGCGAGCCGGTTCACGAAGACAACGATATTCTGGGCATATTCTCCACCTACGAGTACACATGGATCAGCCCTGGCAAGGGTCTCGCCCAGCTTGGCGCCTTCATTGTGGTCTTCCTCGGCGTTGTCTTCACCGTCAAGCAGGTTTACCCAGACCGTGTCAGCTACCCCAGAGAGTTTGAGGGTGGTTTGGTCAGGGAActgggtggagagggtgctATCCGC GCCAGAATGGAAGGTGATGAGGACCCCTGA
- a CDS encoding hypothetical protein (EggNog:ENOG503P2F1): MRYDDWDVILFPTGRDAKIPFKEFKVACHAIPDVELSHIHGSAGMSVMMPVMTCFVPSLPAGSSFQISLHCWRNPEISQFTRTYSKHMELVKYEARILLDGRLVASTVLDRKVNGPHLITSTFEFTKTGELERLKFPHFRRELMFQSHWNPADDIGRIKVVISEGFPRDSLSVPIERVKNVVAFSFQHAPLEILEANGIAWPNPSMWRRPSANPSMPVPTYQTNDGAELHSHSPRRKSLLLRNVKSQGFPTPPIPGSIFQPQTTSGYLGSSTFPTPLLPRTSVNTYADPFSSSSAYMDWVNSMSSIVNSGQSSDSNNSFKAFWSSSTMQARKQTSDISMPDYSATMDEVDDMKVPTNTPTALDLDHQYHLPQHRHDASLLPPNLASSLTQSLLNQPIPLPSSEIKSKKETRHHLGMGLGEVDPNTAFRMGTPIPGSGGAACHSARSSSTTSSSEECGDRGGLFGDKGKENAAPSTLPDQTVFSGSSRSTSGGELCYNSGVKRNRTFTPASARAIDDEDEPRRASPHVRVADYASDSETLGTSVA, translated from the exons ATGCGCTACGACGACTGGGATGTCATCCTTTTCCCGACTGGCCGAGACGCCAAAATTCCCTTCAAAGAGTTCAAGGTCGCCTGCCATGCGATTCCCGATGTCGAGTTGTCCCACATTCACGGCTCAGCTGGTATGTCGGTAATGATGCCGGTAATGACCTGCTTTGTCCCGAGTTTGCCGGCCGGGTCCTCGTTCCAGATATCTCTTCACTGCTGGCGCAACCCCGAGATCAGCCAATTCACCCGGACTTACAGCAAGCACATGGAGCTAGTCAAATATGAGGCCCGCATTCTCCTCGACGGACGCTTGGTTGC TTCGACTGTCCTTGACCGCAAAGTCAACGGCCCACATCTTATCACTAGCACATTTG AATTTACCAAAACCGGCGAGCTTGAGCGACTCAAGTTTCCGCATTTCCGTCGCGAACTTATGTTTCAGAGCCACTGGAATCCTGCGGACGACATTGGCCGAATCAAGGTCGTGATCAGCGAAGGCTTCCCTCGGGACTCCCTCTCAGTTCCCATTGAGAGAGTCAAGAACGTCGTGGCATTTTCCTTTCAGCATGCTCCTCTTG AGATTCTCGAGGCCAATGGCATCGCATGGCCCAATCCTTCAATGTGGCGACGTCCTTCCGCGAACCCTTCGATGCCAGTCCCCACATACCAAACCAACGATGGAGCAGAGCTTCACAGCCACTCTCCACGCCGCAAGTCATTGCTTCTTCGCAACGTCAAAAGCCAAGGGTTCCCTACTCCTCCAATACCGGGCAGCATCTTCCAGCCCCAAACAACGTCAGGATATCTTGGCAGCTCAACATTTCccacccctcttcttccccgtaCTTCTGTCAATACGTATGCGGACCCTTTCAGTTCATCGTCAGCATACATGGACTGGGTAAACTCCATGAGCTCCATCGTCAATAGCGGACAGTCAAGCGATTCAAACAActctttcaaggccttttGGTCGAGCTCTACGATGCAGGCGCGCAAGCAAACAAGTGACATTAGCATGCCGGATTATAGCGCCACCATGGACGAAGTCGATGACATGAAGGTTCCGACCAATACGCCTACAGCCTTGGATCTAGATCATCAATACCATCTGCCTCAGCATCGCCACGATGCGTCGCTGCTGCCCCCAAATCTTGCATCCAGTCTGACACAGTCACTCTTGAACCAACCCATTCCGCTTCCATCGTCAGAgatcaagtccaagaaggAGACCAGACATCACCTGGGAATGGGGTTAGGGGAGGTCGATCCCAACACGGCCTTCCGAATGGGAACACCTATCCCCGGATCAGGGGGTGCGGCCTGCCACTCTGCGCGGTCATCCtccacaacatcatcgaGCGAAGAGTGCGGAGACCGCGGTGGGTTGTTCGGAGacaagggaaaggaaaacgCTGCACCGTCGACGCTACCAGATCAGACGGTTTTCTCTGGTAGTTCGAGAAGCACCTCAGGAGGTGAGCTTTGCTATAACAGCGGTGTCAAGAGGAACAGAACGTTTACGCCTGCGA